GTTTACTTCCATTCGCTTACAAGAAGTTGAGGCGAGGTTTGAAATACCATGAGTATTGGTTTACTTCCATTCGCTTACAAGAAGTTGAGGCGAGGTTTGAAGAACGATGAGTATTGGTTTACTTCCCTTCCCTTACAAGAAGTTGAGGCGAGGTTTGAAGAACGATGAGTATTGGTTTACTTCCATTCGCTTACAAGAAGTTGAGGCGAGGTTTGAAATACCATGAGTATTGGTTTACTTCCATTCGCTTACAAGAAGTTGTGGCGAGGTTGGAAATACCATGAGGATTGGTTTACTTCCCTTTCCTTACAAGAAGTTAAGGCGAAGttggaaatacatgtaccatgaGGATTGGTTTACTTCCCTTTCCTTACAAGAAGTTGAGGCGAGGTTTGAAGAACGATGAGTATTGGTTTACTTCCCTTCGCTTACAAGAAGTTGAGGCGAGGTTTGAAGAACGATGAGTATTGGTTTACTTCCATTCGCTTACAAGGAGTTGTGGCGAGGTTGGAAATACCATGAGGATTGGTTTACTTCCCTTTCCTTACAAGAAGTTAAGGCGAGGTTTGAAGAACGATGAGTATTGGTTTACTTCCATTCGCTTACAAGGAGTTGTGGCGAGGTTGGAAATACCATGAGGATTGGTTTACTTCCCTTTCCTTACAAGAAGTTGTGGCTATGTTGGAAATACCATGAGGATTGGTTTACTTCCCTTTCCTTACAAGAAGTTAAGGCGAAGttggaaatacatgtaccatgaGGATTGGTTTACTTCCCTTTCCTTACAAGAAGTTGAGGCGAGGTTTGAAGAACGATGAGTATTGGTTTACTTCCCTTTCCTTACAAGAAGTTGAGGCGAGGTTTGAAGAACGATGAGTATTGGTTTACTTCCCTTCCCTTACAAGAAGTTGAGGCGAGGTTTGAAGAACGATGAGTATTGGTTTACTTCCATTCGCTTACAAGAAGTTGTGGCGAGGTTGGAAATACCATGAGGATTGGTTTACTTCCATTCGCTTACAAGAAGTTGTGGCGAGGTTGGAAATACCATGAGGATTGGTTTACTTCCATTTCCTTACAAGAAGTTAAGGCGAAGttggaaatacatgtaccatgaGGATTGGTTTACTTCCTTTTCCTTACAAGAAGTTGAGGCGAGGTTTGAAATACCATGAGTATTGGTTTACTTCCATTCGCTTACAAGAAGTTGTGGCGAGGTTGGAAATACCATGAGGATTGGTTTACTTCCCTTTCCTTACAAGAAGTTAAGGCGAAgttgtaaatacatgtaccatgaGGATTGGTTTACTTCCTTTTCCTTACAAGAAGTTGAGGCGAGGTTTGAAATACCATGAGTATTGGTTTACTTCCATTCGCTTACAAGAAGTTGTGGCGAGGTTGGAAATACCATGAGGATTGGTTTACTTCCCTTTCCTTACAAGAAGTTAAGGCGAAGttggaaatacatgtaccatgaGGATTGGTTTACTTCCCTTTCCTTACAAGAAGTTGAGGCGAGGTTTGAAGAACGATGAGTATTGGTTTACTTCCCTTCCCTTACAAGAAGTTGAGGCGAGGTTTGAAGAACGATGAGTATTGGTTTACTTCCATTCGCTTACAAGAAGTTGTGGCGAGGTTGGAAATACCATGAGGATTGGTTTACTTCCCTTTCCTTACAAGAAGTTAAGGCGAAGttggaaatacatgtaccatgaGGATTGGTTTACTTCCCTTTCCTTACAAGAAGTTGAGGCGAGGTTTGAAGAACGATGAGTATTGGTTTACTTCCCTTCCCTTACAAGAAGTTGTGGCGAGGTTGGAAATACCATGAGGATTGGTTTACTTCCTTTTCCTTTCAAGAAGTTAAGGCGAAGttggaaatacatgtaccatgaGGATTGGTTTACTTCCCTTTCCTTTCAAGAAGTGGTGGCTAGGTTGGAATAatgtatattatacagtacaaagtgcatattttaaaaaaatatatttttcaatattttttcacatattctgttttataatttttagtaaggaattataagatttgttttgattttttaaaaaaatgattaagtttgaaaatccggtgccagtgaacacaaccttggatgtatgtGAACAGTTTATAATATAACGTGCGAGCcaatgaaacaccaacagatcccatTAGGGAAAAGCATGCACGACCTTGAAGGGTCCACTCGTCTTTATATACAAATTCTCTATTCACACAATGCCCGGGCTTTTCTAATTTGTATATTACCAAACAAGTTAACATCCGTTTTGTacgtacttccgtttataacgcacatccgccgcctacaagCAGACCGTTACATTCCcttcccctccgagaagacttgGGACCGAGAAGACTCGTCTTGGACTCTTTAGGGTAAGGAAACTCCGTTCTGGCAGTTGTCattatcccaccgctgccaccatttgtagcGTGCGAGAccatcaaacaaacaaactccagatagccgagctttctggcgtaaggCCAAgcaaaaatacctgtgtttccggtaacatggcgaaaaaaaaaatagggtcggtaggtcgggattttttaaaaaaaattacattttttacactttccatatcatgcaattttctgttcCATCAGATCAATTATGGTATATCTACGCGTTTcctaatttacaaaaagtcggataaaacagcattgttaatcatttccttaccttcgactaccgtattttcccgccaatttttcccatgaaatctggtgtgttttttgtatacaatactcgtttataagtcgTGATCGTTTTTTAGGaaaaatccagcacttcaatttcaacaaatctgtgataatgttctagccaaacagtcaattatcaactaaatttttaatttgcTTGAGGAAAATCGTCGATTTTCTTAtcaactgtgagctccttaaactaggccttcaagtggaggtgggttaataaaagaacaagtaaacgcggatatggatttattttatgtatcttattttcgtacattactacaatcaaagtttcattcatatttaaaacgaattcaaacatttcggtcattgttttaagattcccagacgacgattattgattattattttttcgatcgtatggtattttcgtACCAGCCTAGGCGAAATCCTGGCAATCAAATGGGATCGTACAGTATCCGACTGACCGAATTAGATACAAACCGAAGCCACGTGTCTTTGATCTTATCACCGCTCGTGttctgacgtcacaaattgtaccgtttcttctgcagccgacacattccaataaatgtgttgtaaactttcgcaggtttttgtttggattttagttgatgggacttaaattagGTGAAATAGATAACTATTGATAATTGCGGaaacaattaatgaaatgtatattggaacctggcagttagcctgcacgaattcgcaaagcctaatcgtaagaagtctgcatgatatacgcaaagcctaatcgtaaaaaattaagttttattttggacgtgtatatggataaataacaccgcgaactataatttaaaatattttcattaaaaagacagcaaaatatgtctccggtgatcaaccacgtgtttggaccgtaaacatgcgtttgccagtattaagatatcggacagggttcgccgccctccgccattttgttttcccgtctcggtaatacataatcaggaatgaaagtatattctccggggacattgaaagacaaacaacgaaaataataacgatatatttaaagaaatatatttttttacgatagaatttaaaaaaaatttttttttacttttatgtctaaaaaaagattagggtcggcgaggaaaaaatagggtcggtcgggttaccgtagacacaggtatttttttgcctaatgaaacaaacaccaacagatcccttcagtgAAAAGCATGCTCAGCCCTGAAGGGTTCCACtcgtctttatatacactaaattctcttttcacacagagcccgggctttgctattttgcatattaccaaccaagttaacatccgttttgaacgtacttccgtttataacgcacatccgccgcctacaagCGGAAAGCGCACCGTTACAATATAAGAAACCTTTAGTTTTAACATGTATATCGCGTATTAacttcattatttaaagatagTTAAAGACTAAGAACTTTACTCTTAAatcttaatgttttatgcaataaaacgcttcactgggaatcaatttgaacttcGTAATAAAGATTACGCGTTTAGACActtcaattaataataataataataataataataataataataataataataataataatagcattattattaattttacgtACAACTTTAACTAATGTACCAGTATAGACACCCGAGTTTCGTCGAATGGCGCTGTTGTCCGCGTTGTTCCGATTTATATTACGGTAATTATAACGAAGAACGATGTAAAGGTTTTGTGGGGAAACTCTAAGAGTGTTGGATAGCATCCATTCCCTTACTAAAAGTGAACGAAGTCGGAGCGAGTTTCCAAGTGTTGGATAGCTTCCCTTCCCTTACTAAAGGTAAACGAAGTTGGAGCGAATCTCCAAGTGTTGGATAGCTTCCCTTCCCTTACTAAAGGTAAACGAAGTTGGAGCGAATCTCCAAGTGTTGGATAGCTTCTCTTTCTACGATATGTTAATGCGATTTGGGGTGAGTTGAGGAAACTACAAGTGTTTGATAACCTCCCTTCCCATACGAAATTAGacatttattgtaataaaataaaatgcggAATAGAACATAATAAGTGTTGGATTGCTTCCCCTTCCTTACGAAATGTTAAAACGACCGGTCAACGTTTAGACATTTAATGTCATAAACTGCACAGTATTCACAAAAGAACAGTATTAAAGCATGAtaaattcatttacaaaatatggcAATGTAGAGGATATAGTATacagtttacaaataatttagcaTAGAAACTTGTAAATGACTAGAATTGTACTCAAAATGAAGATAAAATGCACTTTATGTGTTTTAGAGGGACACGTAGCTCTTTTAACAGGGAATACTAAAGGAATAATAAGATAAATGTAAGCTATTAGTAGTATAAATTCAACGTATTTCACAATCTTCACAATTTTTCATTAATCCGAAAATTTGATTACTTGATGTGTGATATATCCTGATTCTCAGTCTCGTTTTCTGTATTTCTCGTTAAAGTTACTCGAAGTGGtccaaattatattttgtccataaAGAAGGCAGCAATTCTaaagttttccaatacatttagttcagtaaataagcagtcagtcgttattgattttaaactcGTGAAGCGGTacatataaacagtggctggccctTTCGCAActttatgtagaccacttaaACACTTAAGATTGTAAGaatgtacttacacaaaataaatggttatgcgaaTCATACTTACCCATGTACTTTTATTAGTACATACAAACAAGCTTTAACCAcaacttaaattttaaattataattcaaaAGGAATCCGAATAAAATTGTACTGTTACCAATATACCTTGATCTTAATCTTTggtcttaaagatgcactcttactcccaaataagatttacctagttaaatttgaaataaatgagcataaaacacgatatttcaaCCTTACGAGaatatagtagaccacagtaaatctttaagcattcaccaatcatttaatatttttggcgctatctgctattaaatacactgttacaatgttgttatcagtaattaatattttccataaatgtattaattagtaagtagttaaaggtttgtcagtcaaaactgatatttgttatacatgtttttatgcattgattttgaataagagtgtcactttaaattgaaagaaaggcGAAGAAAACACGGTGTTTCTACCTAATGGGACGAtggtagatcacagtaaatcttttagccctcaccaattatttaatattttttgcttttaaatacacggttttaatcttgttatcagttattaatattttccataaatgcattattatcaaatatgtagCTAAGGgttatcactcaaaacttatgcttttaaataagagtgtcactttacgtattaatataaaatgatacattttaagAGGTGATCTATTCACAATACAATGGTCCAAGATTCTTGATTGAATGATGTTGCTATGATGTAATAACAGTTTGTGCatggaaatgaaaatgaaaaatatataacttaaaaacatacattatgcatatacaattaatataaagaaaagtattgtattacaattaataCACATAATATATGAGCACCAAATTgagtatttacattattttataaaaatgtttaagccctaaatattttacatacatatgtCAAATGAATTCTTTGCAAAAAATGTCACTTAAAACTTTAAACGCTCTGGCTGGCGGAAGTGTTTGGAATATCCGGTAGGGCAGCAGTTGGAGCCTCCGGTCGCGATTCTGAACGCCCTAAAGTGGAACGGGTAAGTGTTTGTACGTTCTGTTTTAAATCTGCCTCGTTCCACGGAATGGCGTACTTTACTGACGTCATATCCGTCGGCGGATCAGGGATCTCCTCGTAGATACCACTGTATTCGGAACCACCATATCCGTATCCGCTCATGGACGGCATATTGTATTCGGTGCCGCCTTGAGGCTCCCGCGCCATCCGCCTTCCCGGTGAAAGCGGTTCCTCGTAGGCACGATTATCCATCATGGCAGAATTGTGGCCCGGAGCGTCCGCGGTGGCGTAGGGATGCGCCCCCGCTCTAGCATCACGGTCCGTGACACCCGGCACCGGAAGACAATATATCAACTTATCCCAGAACCAAGTCTCTCCAAAGAGCATATGCTTACCGCGCCGGAAGTGCGCCTGCAAAACCGGGTCAAGATTTGCTGGGTCTATCTTGCCAAGATTTATTGTTATAAGTCTGTTTAGTGAGTCCTGTCTCACGCAATGTGTTACACACTTAAGTAAGGAATTATCTACAATAAATTCACCGGAAAGTACAATGATTGTCCTACAACTTGCCTTAACGCTGTTTTCTATGTACGTAAGATCTGACATTTCCGGTGGCCGGTCGCGGTGCTGCAGCTGCAAGCGGTAACGCGGCCGTCCGTGTTCTAAGCGGATCGCCAACTCTCTTTGAACAGTTACTTCGTCCATCGGATGGTACACAACAAACGCGTCGTAGGGGCGCGCCTTATCGTAAACCATTTCAAAGTCATCATTATTACACCGGAACTTCGTATATAACCAACAATTTATCAGTTCATGTCTACACGCTAAaagaattataacaataaacacCACTGTTCCCGCAACAATTGCTGGTAGGAATAATTTTAATCTGTCGTCATCACTGTCTGACGTCATTTCTTGACGAATTATGTCGTTATTCCGCGAAGGGGGTATTTTGTCTCCAGAACTATTTTCTATGCGGATGCTTTCGTTCCGTGGTGCGTCTGAAACCGGTTCATCGGATGCTTTAAATGAGTAAGGATTAAAGTTTTGACTACATTTAGGGGAATGATCTCGAAGCATAATTTCTTTATTAAGCccattttcttcatttaattCAGCACACGTGATGCCAGGAACCACATTCCGTTTAAGCCGTATTCCTGCGACAAAAGTTGCCGGTTTTTCACGCGCTGTGAAATAGAGGATACAGTTGCAAACCCAACGCACGTTTTCCAGCGATACATCCATTTGAAAAACGAGCTTTGAAAGATAGTCCGTCATAAACTGAAAATAGTTATGACCTAACGTCAATTTTCGAAGCGACGTCAAACCGTCTAATAATCCGTCTGTAACTGACGTCAACTCATTGTTATCTAAATACAGTTCTTGCAATGACGTCAGGCCGTCAAATACACCGCTACTTATGAACTTGAGTTTATTGTTATTCAGGAACATCTTTTTCAAGTGTGTTAGTCCATTAAATGAACCGGCTTGTAAGTATGAAAGTTTTGTATGGTTTAACATGAGAACTTGTAGTCTGTCCATGAGCATAAAAACGTCAAGTGGCACGTGATCAATGTCACTTCCGCTGTAGTCGAGCAACGTTGTAACTCTCGGAATGAATCGCGCGATTGACGTCACGTTTTTCGTATTGCATCGAATTATGTGTGATGACGTGTAATCCGAACTATGGAAACATTCGCATCCCTCAGGACACGTGTACTTGCAGTCACAGGCCTCAAACGCACAGCACGTGCATGAGGGTTTGCAGATGCTCGTGTATTTGCACAGGAACTCGTCTGGAGGAACATAAGTAAGTCGGCGACCGGAGACGTTTGGCGGGGCGACGCAGCGAGTCGTGTTAAGGCCCACAATAAGCGGACCCTCCGTGGACTGGTCCCACTTCCGTAACCATAGCAACGTGCAGTCGCACACAAAGGGGTTGTCGCTCAAGAGGAACCCTGTCTGAGAAAATCTGCTTGTTGAGATGCGAAGCGCTTCCGGTTGAAGTGTGGTTATTTGA
The DNA window shown above is from Mya arenaria isolate MELC-2E11 chromosome 6, ASM2691426v1 and carries:
- the LOC128238152 gene encoding toll-like receptor Tollo isoform X2, yielding MEMLTLLVTLLLPVSVAAVSCPRSCDCGHVTAPSAGGSMLEIRCFVWDMADLDTHALAEMKEDYALKVSCDSALPTDLNNHALGFNSNICSLTLQNCKLSFIFKQAFYGLKRLELLAVHDASNHHLQLHPESLDYVDKLTHLELTGSGILKVPTLCALRNLESLNISGNSLISLTMAGLNCTEGDLMNLKTLDISNNYFLNLNEFIIHGKAFSSVEIFQAKDNSIKLEPNFNVMTNFRKLRVLSLSNNNITEVPDSFLHSCKEIQEVDMSSNNISQIPTDLFINSQKLLMLTLRDNELSDGIWKSLTHQNGLLHLDLTNNHLTAINQTTLRNLPEVIHLLLGGNSIETIPEHVFQNNQRLQALDLARNSIMTIDKDAFAGLLSLNRLYLQENHIYSANPDFLSHMNNLKRLNISHNYFSDLPSLKLLGFLENLDASRNNIEQLSEETFIAQVNTRDINLSNNRLSRLSDSIFLSCNSLENLDLSNNLIHFLHPSIFMNLGIKTLFLQGNKIESIGKTFSYMEKLHELNLSSNQISDTLQRRTFPGRIEMLDLSDNRLEVIRPHAFDNLDNIRVVDLRFNQITTLQPEALRISTSRFSQTGFLLSDNPFVCDCTLLWLRKWDQSTEGPLIVGLNTTRCVAPPNVSGRRLTYVPPDEFLCKYTSICKPSCTCCAFEACDCKYTCPEGCECFHSSDYTSSHIIRCNTKNVTSIARFIPRVTTLLDYSGSDIDHVPLDVFMLMDRLQVLMLNHTKLSYLQAGSFNGLTHLKKMFLNNNKLKFISSGVFDGLTSLQELYLDNNELTSVTDGLLDGLTSLRKLTLGHNYFQFMTDYLSKLVFQMDVSLENVRWVCNCILYFTAREKPATFVAGIRLKRNVVPGITCAELNEENGLNKEIMLRDHSPKCSQNFNPYSFKASDEPVSDAPRNESIRIENSSGDKIPPSRNNDIIRQEMTSDSDDDRLKLFLPAIVAGTVVFIVIILLACRHELINCWLYTKFRCNNDDFEMVYDKARPYDAFVVYHPMDEVTVQRELAIRLEHGRPRYRLQLQHRDRPPEMSDLTYIENSVKASCRTIIVLSGEFIVDNSLLKCVTHCVRQDSLNRLITINLGKIDPANLDPVLQAHFRRGKHMLFGETWFWDKLIYCLPVPGVTDRDARAGAHPYATADAPGHNSAMMDNRAYEEPLSPGRRMAREPQGGTEYNMPSMSGYGYGGSEYSGIYEEIPDPPTDMTSVKYAIPWNEADLKQNVQTLTRSTLGRSESRPEAPTAALPDIPNTSASQSV
- the LOC128238152 gene encoding toll-like receptor Tollo isoform X1 yields the protein MTIANIRTMEMLTLLVTLLLPVSVAAVSCPRSCDCGHVTAPSAGGSMLEIRCFVWDMADLDTHALAEMKEDYALKVSCDSALPTDLNNHALGFNSNICSLTLQNCKLSFIFKQAFYGLKRLELLAVHDASNHHLQLHPESLDYVDKLTHLELTGSGILKVPTLCALRNLESLNISGNSLISLTMAGLNCTEGDLMNLKTLDISNNYFLNLNEFIIHGKAFSSVEIFQAKDNSIKLEPNFNVMTNFRKLRVLSLSNNNITEVPDSFLHSCKEIQEVDMSSNNISQIPTDLFINSQKLLMLTLRDNELSDGIWKSLTHQNGLLHLDLTNNHLTAINQTTLRNLPEVIHLLLGGNSIETIPEHVFQNNQRLQALDLARNSIMTIDKDAFAGLLSLNRLYLQENHIYSANPDFLSHMNNLKRLNISHNYFSDLPSLKLLGFLENLDASRNNIEQLSEETFIAQVNTRDINLSNNRLSRLSDSIFLSCNSLENLDLSNNLIHFLHPSIFMNLGIKTLFLQGNKIESIGKTFSYMEKLHELNLSSNQISDTLQRRTFPGRIEMLDLSDNRLEVIRPHAFDNLDNIRVVDLRFNQITTLQPEALRISTSRFSQTGFLLSDNPFVCDCTLLWLRKWDQSTEGPLIVGLNTTRCVAPPNVSGRRLTYVPPDEFLCKYTSICKPSCTCCAFEACDCKYTCPEGCECFHSSDYTSSHIIRCNTKNVTSIARFIPRVTTLLDYSGSDIDHVPLDVFMLMDRLQVLMLNHTKLSYLQAGSFNGLTHLKKMFLNNNKLKFISSGVFDGLTSLQELYLDNNELTSVTDGLLDGLTSLRKLTLGHNYFQFMTDYLSKLVFQMDVSLENVRWVCNCILYFTAREKPATFVAGIRLKRNVVPGITCAELNEENGLNKEIMLRDHSPKCSQNFNPYSFKASDEPVSDAPRNESIRIENSSGDKIPPSRNNDIIRQEMTSDSDDDRLKLFLPAIVAGTVVFIVIILLACRHELINCWLYTKFRCNNDDFEMVYDKARPYDAFVVYHPMDEVTVQRELAIRLEHGRPRYRLQLQHRDRPPEMSDLTYIENSVKASCRTIIVLSGEFIVDNSLLKCVTHCVRQDSLNRLITINLGKIDPANLDPVLQAHFRRGKHMLFGETWFWDKLIYCLPVPGVTDRDARAGAHPYATADAPGHNSAMMDNRAYEEPLSPGRRMAREPQGGTEYNMPSMSGYGYGGSEYSGIYEEIPDPPTDMTSVKYAIPWNEADLKQNVQTLTRSTLGRSESRPEAPTAALPDIPNTSASQSV